A window of the Homo sapiens chromosome 18, GRCh38.p14 Primary Assembly genome harbors these coding sequences:
- the THOC1 gene encoding THO complex subunit 1 isoform X3 → MDLQLSDSNFRRHILLQYLILFQYLKGQVKFKSSNYVLTDEQSLWIEDTTKSVYQLLSENPPDGERFSKMVEHILNTEENWNSWKNEGCPSFVKESVCFVHDRTSDTKPTRIIRKRTAPEDFLGKGPTKKILMGNEELTRLWNLCPDNMEACKSETREHMPTLEEFFEEAIEQADPENMVENEYKAVNNSNYGWRALRLLARRSPHFFQPTNQQFKSLPEYLENMVIKLAKELPPPSEEIKTGEDEDEEDNDALLKENESPDVRRDKPVTGEQIEVFANKLGEQWKILAPYLEMKDSEIRQIECDSEDMKMRAKQLLVAWQDQEGVHATPENLINALNKSGLSDLAESLTNDNETNS, encoded by the exons ATGGATTTACAACTGAGTGACAGTAACTTTCGTCGACACATCCTGTTGCAGTATCTCATTTTATTCCAATATCTCAAGGGGCAGGTCAAATTCAAAAG TTCAAACTATGTTTTAACTGATGAGCAATCACTTTGGATTGAAGATACTACAAAATCAGTTTATCAA CTACTATCTGAAAACCCCCCCGATGGAGAAAGATTTTCAAAGATGGTAGAG CATATATTAAACACTGAAGAAAACTGGAACTCGTGGAAAAATGAAGGTTGCCCAAGTTTTGTGAAAGAAAG TGTATGTTTTGTTCACGACAGAACATCAGATACCAAACCTACGAGAATAATTCGGAAGAGAACAGCACCCGAGGACTTCCTAGGGAAAGGACCCACCAAAAAAATTCTGATGGGAAA TGAGGAGTTAACAAGGCTTTGGAATCTTTGCCCTGATAATATGGAAGCCTGTAAatcagagacaag GGAACACATGCCCACTTTGGAGGAATTCTTTGAAGAAGCCATTGAACAGGCAGACCCTGAAAATATGGTGGAAAATGAATATAA GGCTGTGAACAATTCAAATTATGGTTGGAGAGCCCTGAGACTATTAGCACGGAGAAGCCCTCACTTCTTCCAGCCAACCAACCAGCAGTTTAAAAGTTTACCAGAATATCTTGAAAATATGGTAATAAAGCTAGCCAAGGAATTACCG cCTCcttctgaagaaataaaaacaggtgaggatgaagatgaggaagatAATGATGCTCTactgaaggaaaatgaaa GTCCTGATGTTCGGCGAGACAAACCTGTAACAGGAGAACAAATAGAGGTATTTGCCAACAAGCTGGGTGAACAATGGAAGATTCTGGCTCCCTACTTGGAAATGAAAGACTCAGAAATTAGGCAGATTGAGTGTGACAGTGAAGACATGAAGATGAGAGCTAAGCAGCTCCTGGTTGCCTGGCAAGATCAAGAGGGAGTTCATGCAACACCTGAGAATCTGATTAATGCACTGAATAAGTCTGGATTAAGTGACCTTGCAGAAAGTCTAACTAATGACAATGAGACAAATagttag